CCGGCGGATTTCAAGATGGCGCAACTTTGGCTGTTCGATTCCAAGATCGTGCAGCCCCGCATCGATAAACTGGGTCTGGCCGAGAAAATTGATACGGCCGGATTGGCTTTCCTCCTGCAGGGCGCGATCAACGACTTGATGAAGCAGTTCCCTGACCGCCAGCTCGTCGCGGCCAACTCGCTGGAGGGATTTTTCGCGGACGTCCAAGAGACGATCGTCTGCGAGGCAATCAACAAGGCACTCAACCCCCGGCCGAAGCCGGGCGAGGTTTTTGGCGACGAGGAACACGAGCTGAATGTGGTGCCTAAGACCCTGTCGGTCGCCAAGATCGGCCCCCTGCCCCAGAAAGTTGGCGGCTGGCTGCGCGCTTCTTTCTACGGAGATGCAGAAGTCGACGACTCCGCCGGGGGCGATTTTGCTGAGCCCAAAGACGAGGATGTGCACGGCTTTGTCGCGCGACTCCGGCTGCGCCGCATGGGCAAGCAGTTGTACACCGGCTGCCAGGCCGAGATCCTCATTTTGAACGACCTGGTCGCCCATGGCATTAAGTCGGACTTCGGTTCCGATCCTGATGATTTCGCCGACTTGATCGCTGCCGGCGACCCCAGTCAGGAGAGCCAGCTCAGGGGGCTCAAGTTGCTCAGAAACCTGGAGCAGTCGGGCCGCGTGCCGACCCTGGGGGAAACCGACAGCATTGTCGATTCGTTCAGCAGCTACCCGTCTGAGCAGCTGGAACTCATCGAAACCTACGCCGGGGCACTCGCAGTCCGCCTGATCAATATGAAGAGAGGTCTGCCTCCTCAGCAAGGCGTGCGAATCCTTGAGGCGCTAGTGGCCAACGGTTGCCAGTTCTCCAAGTTGTCACTGGCTCACGCGCTATTCAACGGCTGGGGGTGTGACGAGGACAGCGCGCGCGCGCGTTCGCTCGTGGCTGAGCTTCTCGCGTTGGTGCGCAGTGGCAAAGTCGATTTTCTGGAGCCCGCTTCGTACGCGGAGCTCTATTCGCTTGGCGCCAAACTCTCCATGCAGGCGGGCGATCGGAGGCAAGCGTTCGAGCTGTACCGCAGCGCGGCCGCTGAAGGTCATGGTCCATCGGCCCTCATCTTGGTGTCATTCCTGATGCCGCGGCCGGCGGGCGATGCGCCTGATGAATTCTCTGGTGTGGTCGAACCCAATCTGAAGTTGGCGGAAGCCTACTATCTACAGGCAATGCGCGCGGGCTACAACCCCGCCACTCAACAATTCAACCCGCAAGAGGTGAAGTAATGGCCATCCCTTCGGCAATCGAAACGGGTTACCGGGCCGGCATGGCCGCGGACCTCGAGCCAGATGCGTTCGAAATGTCGTCCTATGCAGCTGAGTACACGCTCGGTTTCATCATGGGCTACAGCGAGTCTTTGTCCATCCAGATGGCGAACCCCGACGTGGCGGTATGGACCGCCGCTGAGCTGGCCTACCGCTACAACGTGTCGGTCAGGGATCTGCTGAGCCACATGGGCTTTGATCGTGAGCAGACCCAACGCTTTCACGATGCGTACGAGGAAGAGCGCGGGAACTCATCCGGGTTGGATTACTGACTGAACCTGGCGCCAGGGCCGGTGTGCCATGGCGCCGGGACGCAGCCCGCCGGCCGCCGTCCTACTCTAAGTCGAATTCAAGCCCATTCGCCTGCAGCAGCGCCCGCAGTTCGACGGCCTGGTCGGCGGTGACGGGCCCCACCTCCACTCGCCAGTCCACGCTGCCCTGCGCGTCGGTG
The Achromobacter xylosoxidans A8 genome window above contains:
- a CDS encoding DUF2623 family protein: MAIPSAIETGYRAGMAADLEPDAFEMSSYAAEYTLGFIMGYSESLSIQMANPDVAVWTAAELAYRYNVSVRDLLSHMGFDREQTQRFHDAYEEERGNSSGLDY